The proteins below come from a single Oceanivirga salmonicida genomic window:
- a CDS encoding Hsp33 family molecular chaperone HslO, translating into MKSRIIIGTSKNVRFAIADTSSIVKNAKKYSDYNEMFLTSEIALLNIASILSMNIKSDSGKIALVLKADGMLGNAKALAKYDGRVIANCNLDQNDIIKINNVKNIDEFKSLYKIGKGTILVETNLGLKTPYITGLEINEDETIEEVFEKYYKNSEQLKTIIKTSIKFNDNNEFDKSGALIIQLLPNSDENIFDKYEEKMKMIYNLTELLAHDFTLEKVADLIFENIEEYNILETKNLEFACECNKENFKNLVLNNLEKKEINEILSEEGYVETVCGFCNRVYRFEDFS; encoded by the coding sequence ATGAAATCAAGAATAATAATAGGAACAAGCAAAAATGTAAGATTTGCTATAGCAGATACTAGTTCAATAGTTAAAAATGCTAAGAAATATAGTGATTATAACGAAATGTTTTTAACATCAGAAATAGCATTGTTAAACATTGCATCTATATTATCTATGAATATAAAAAGTGATTCTGGTAAAATAGCATTGGTATTAAAAGCTGATGGTATGTTAGGTAATGCTAAAGCATTAGCAAAATATGATGGTAGAGTTATAGCAAATTGTAATTTAGATCAAAATGATATAATAAAAATAAATAATGTAAAAAATATAGATGAATTTAAGTCTTTATATAAAATAGGTAAAGGAACTATATTAGTAGAAACTAATTTAGGTTTAAAAACGCCATATATTACTGGTTTAGAAATAAATGAAGATGAAACAATAGAAGAAGTATTTGAAAAATATTATAAAAATTCTGAACAATTAAAAACAATAATTAAAACTAGTATTAAATTCAATGATAATAATGAATTTGATAAAAGCGGAGCATTAATTATACAGTTATTACCTAATTCAGATGAAAATATATTTGATAAATATGAAGAAAAAATGAAAATGATATATAATTTAACAGAATTATTAGCACATGATTTTACATTGGAAAAAGTAGCAGATTTAATATTTGAGAATATAGAAGAATATAATATATTAGAAACTAAAAATTTAGAGTTTGCCTGTGAATGTAATAAAGAAAATTTTAAAAATTTAGTATTAAATAATCTAGAAAAAAAAGAAATTAACGAAATATTATCTGAAGAAGGTTATGTAGAAACAGTATGTGGCTTTTGTAATAGAGTATATAGATTTGAGGATTTTAGTTAG
- a CDS encoding STAS domain-containing protein codes for MDTAIYDKCNGVNIIKISGKATMKNVTSIEKILDESDKTPILDFTETTYLDSTFLGLIAKYTMIFKKKNDEYLNLLKPNKEIINILKQTGILKFLIILDEEILIEGKKIQNLPANPKQILELHETLMNLNEENKKTFASVVEQMKKVVGNKDDE; via the coding sequence ATGGATACAGCAATTTACGATAAATGTAATGGTGTAAATATTATAAAAATAAGTGGTAAGGCTACTATGAAAAATGTAACTAGTATAGAAAAAATACTAGATGAAAGTGATAAAACGCCTATATTAGATTTTACAGAAACTACATATTTAGATAGTACATTTTTAGGTCTTATTGCTAAATACACTATGATATTTAAGAAAAAAAATGATGAGTATTTGAATTTATTAAAGCCTAATAAAGAAATAATAAATATATTAAAGCAAACAGGAATACTTAAATTTTTAATAATACTAGATGAAGAAATTCTAATTGAAGGTAAAAAGATACAAAATTTACCTGCTAATCCAAAGCAAATATTAGAATTACACGAAACTTTAATGAATTTAAATGAAGAAAATAAAAAGACTTTTGCGAGTGTAGTTGAGCAAATGAAGAAAGTTGTAGGGAATAAAGATGATGAATAA
- a CDS encoding site-2 protease family protein yields the protein MMNNLNKIRYRIEYLDLKYPYLKFIPLIIILLSLFIDRNDIILSIFRVTAFFIAVVLHEIAHGIVAYYLGDNTAKNAGRLTLNPIKHFDLEGLLLPAMLLLFGSPIIIGSAKPVPVNYYNLKLKKLGIFLVSIAGVATNFLLVITALLLYKFIFIVYVRIFLIEFIIINIVLGVFNLVPIPPLDGSRILRLIVPRDFKYALDRIEANPFISFFLIMLLIYSNILRSVYTYVFGLLSWIL from the coding sequence ATGATGAATAATTTAAACAAGATAAGATATAGAATAGAATATTTAGATTTAAAATACCCATATTTAAAATTTATACCATTAATAATCATATTATTAAGTTTATTTATAGACAGAAATGACATAATACTTAGTATATTTAGAGTAACAGCATTTTTTATAGCAGTGGTTTTACACGAAATAGCACACGGTATAGTTGCTTATTATTTAGGAGATAATACTGCTAAAAATGCAGGGAGACTTACTTTAAATCCAATAAAACATTTTGATTTAGAAGGTCTATTATTACCTGCAATGTTACTTTTATTTGGTTCGCCAATTATTATCGGAAGTGCAAAACCAGTGCCAGTTAATTACTATAATTTAAAACTAAAAAAATTAGGAATATTTCTTGTTAGCATAGCAGGAGTAGCAACCAATTTTTTATTGGTAATTACCGCACTACTATTGTATAAATTTATATTTATAGTATATGTTAGAATATTTTTAATAGAATTTATTATAATTAATATAGTATTAGGAGTATTTAATTTAGTTCCTATACCACCGTTAGATGGTAGTAGAATATTAAGATTAATAGTACCAAGAGATTTTAAATATGCATTAGATAGAATAGAAGCTAACCCTTTTATATCATTCTTTCTTATTATGTTACTTATATATTCTAATATACTAAGAAGTGTATATACATATGTTTTTGGATTATTGTCATGGATATTGTAG
- a CDS encoding IMPACT family protein — translation MDIVVGSTKIEFIEKKSKFIGYIKGVKTKQEAIDFIEHIKEKHKDATHNVPVYRIVENGQEYFKYDDDGEPQNTAAKPMADIFERKKIYNFAIVATRYFGGIKLGAGGLIRNYARVAKELFEVCKIEEYIEKYTVIINFDYTKQNIVDKIINDENIEIIEKSYLEKINFKLKLTKKQIKKFENIKNVDIIRL, via the coding sequence ATGGATATTGTAGTAGGTAGTACTAAAATAGAATTTATAGAAAAAAAATCAAAATTTATAGGTTATATTAAAGGTGTTAAAACTAAGCAAGAAGCCATAGATTTCATTGAGCATATTAAAGAAAAGCATAAAGATGCAACACATAATGTACCAGTATATAGAATAGTAGAAAATGGTCAAGAATATTTTAAATATGACGATGATGGAGAACCGCAAAATACAGCAGCAAAACCTATGGCTGATATTTTTGAAAGAAAAAAAATATATAACTTTGCGATTGTTGCTACCAGATATTTTGGAGGCATAAAATTAGGTGCAGGTGGACTTATTAGAAACTATGCAAGAGTTGCAAAAGAATTGTTTGAAGTTTGTAAAATAGAAGAATATATAGAAAAATACACCGTTATAATCAATTTTGATTATACCAAACAAAATATAGTTGATAAAATAATAAATGATGAAAACATAGAAATAATAGAAAAAAGTTATTTAGAAAAAATAAATTTTAAATTAAAATTAACAAAAAAACAAATAAAAAAATTTGAAAATATCAAAAATGTTGATATAATAAGATTGTAA
- the der gene encoding ribosome biogenesis GTPase Der codes for MSQIVAIVGRPNVGKSTLFNKLVGDRVSIVDNVPGVTRDRLYRSIDWLGKDFVLVDTGGLEPRNNDFLMSKIKEQAQVAIDEANVIIFLVDGKVGITGLDEEIAEILRKQDKKVVVAVNKIDNYIKDKDNVLEFYALGFETIVGISAEHKTNLGDLLDEVVEKFENDKYDNVDEGLKIAVLGRPNAGKSSLINKILNKERNIVSDIAGTTRDSIDTNFRYKETAYTLIDTAGIRRKSKIEDSIEYYSVLRAVKAIDRADVCVLMLDSLELITEQDKRVAGLIHEARKPIIIAINKWDLVEKDNNSVKEYVEKVKSEVPFLNYAPIVTISALTGKRIFDIIDMVKEINEEYNKKITTGILNQVLADMMAQNPVPTRKGRAVKINYATQVGVQPPRFVFFSNNPELVHFSYQRYIENKLREYFGFVGCPIDLIFNKKNESNK; via the coding sequence ATGAGTCAAATAGTTGCAATAGTTGGTAGACCTAATGTTGGAAAATCAACACTATTTAATAAATTAGTAGGAGATAGAGTTTCTATTGTTGATAATGTACCAGGTGTTACCAGAGATAGGCTATACAGAAGTATTGACTGGTTAGGTAAAGATTTTGTGTTGGTAGATACAGGTGGATTAGAGCCTAGGAATAATGACTTTTTAATGAGTAAAATTAAAGAACAAGCACAAGTTGCTATTGATGAAGCCAATGTTATTATATTTTTAGTAGATGGTAAAGTAGGAATTACAGGATTAGATGAAGAAATAGCAGAAATACTTAGAAAACAAGATAAAAAAGTAGTAGTAGCAGTAAATAAAATAGATAACTACATTAAAGATAAAGATAATGTTTTGGAATTTTATGCACTTGGTTTTGAAACAATAGTAGGAATATCTGCAGAGCATAAAACTAACTTAGGAGATTTATTAGACGAAGTAGTCGAAAAATTTGAAAATGATAAATACGATAATGTAGATGAAGGTCTAAAGATTGCTGTACTAGGTAGACCAAATGCTGGAAAATCTTCTTTAATAAATAAGATATTAAATAAAGAAAGAAATATAGTAAGTGATATTGCAGGAACTACAAGAGATTCAATAGATACTAATTTTAGATATAAAGAAACAGCTTATACTTTAATAGATACAGCAGGAATAAGAAGAAAATCAAAAATAGAAGATAGTATAGAATATTATAGTGTTCTTCGTGCAGTTAAGGCTATAGATAGAGCAGATGTCTGTGTACTTATGTTGGACTCATTAGAACTTATTACTGAGCAAGATAAAAGAGTAGCAGGACTTATACATGAAGCTAGAAAACCAATAATTATTGCAATAAATAAATGGGATTTAGTTGAAAAAGATAATAATTCAGTAAAAGAATATGTTGAAAAAGTAAAATCAGAAGTACCATTTTTAAATTATGCACCAATAGTTACTATATCTGCCTTAACAGGTAAAAGAATTTTTGATATAATAGATATGGTTAAAGAAATTAATGAAGAATATAATAAGAAAATAACAACGGGAATACTTAACCAAGTATTAGCAGATATGATGGCACAAAATCCTGTTCCTACAAGAAAAGGTCGTGCTGTTAAGATAAATTATGCAACACAGGTTGGAGTACAACCACCTAGATTTGTATTTTTCTCAAATAATCCTGAATTAGTTCACTTTTCTTATCAAAGATATATTGAAAATAAGTTAAGAGAATATTTTGGGTTTGTAGGTTGTCCTATTGATTTAATATTTAATAAAAAGAATGAAAGTAATAAATAA
- the dtd gene encoding D-aminoacyl-tRNA deacylase, with product MKLLIQRVSFANITINSDIEKKMEYGLLVYLGIKKDDDYTNIDKAINKLLKLRFFENEEGKLKKNIKDINGSIMVVSSFSLYAKADKGTTLSFDDSANHELAQKIYDKFVENLKIEYDKVVTGKFKSDMDIISNATGPVNVILEF from the coding sequence ATGAAGTTATTAATACAAAGAGTTAGTTTTGCTAACATTACAATAAATAGTGATATTGAGAAGAAAATGGAATATGGCTTATTAGTATATTTAGGTATAAAAAAAGATGATGATTATACTAATATAGATAAGGCAATTAATAAACTACTTAAATTAAGATTTTTTGAAAATGAAGAAGGAAAATTAAAGAAAAATATAAAAGATATTAATGGAAGTATTATGGTAGTGTCTAGTTTTTCTTTATATGCCAAAGCGGATAAAGGAACTACGCTTAGTTTTGATGATAGTGCAAACCATGAATTGGCACAAAAAATTTATGATAAATTTGTAGAAAATTTAAAAATAGAGTATGATAAGGTAGTAACAGGTAAATTTAAAAGTGACATGGATATTATTTCTAATGCAACAGGTCCTGTTAATGTAATATTAGAATTTTAA
- a CDS encoding C40 family peptidase, protein MIRSRLNKFAYILLLLNFTLVRADISQNEVDIKIDAASADLENLENVELENYDSEYVHDEEYIQVKSEELRQSLDNDYEQIDNIILFDKLSSSFEEWKGVKYKWGGDSHNGIDCSALTRRVYRKVFEYELPRVSIDQVKNGKRITNKNELKPGDILFFRPRNRVNHVAIYLGNSLFINASSSKGVILSSLNNSYWKKYYKYGVRVDAAR, encoded by the coding sequence ATGATAAGAAGTAGACTGAATAAATTTGCATATATTTTATTGTTATTAAACTTCACATTGGTAAGAGCAGATATTAGTCAAAATGAAGTTGATATAAAAATAGATGCAGCAAGTGCAGATTTAGAAAATTTAGAAAATGTAGAATTGGAAAATTATGATAGTGAATATGTACATGATGAAGAATATATACAAGTAAAATCAGAAGAATTAAGACAAAGTTTAGATAATGATTATGAACAAATTGATAATATTATATTATTTGATAAATTAAGTTCATCTTTTGAAGAATGGAAAGGTGTCAAATATAAGTGGGGTGGAGATTCACACAATGGAATTGATTGTTCTGCTTTAACAAGAAGAGTTTATAGAAAAGTATTTGAATATGAACTACCAAGAGTAAGTATTGATCAAGTAAAAAATGGCAAAAGAATAACAAATAAAAATGAATTAAAACCAGGAGATATACTATTTTTCAGACCAAGAAATAGAGTAAATCATGTTGCTATATATCTAGGTAATTCATTATTTATAAATGCTTCATCTTCAAAGGGAGTTATATTATCAAGTTTAAATAATTCATATTGGAAAAAATACTATAAATATGGAGTAAGAGTAGATGCTGCAAGATAA